From the genome of Denticeps clupeoides chromosome 4, fDenClu1.1, whole genome shotgun sequence, one region includes:
- the kdm4c gene encoding lysine-specific demethylase 4C isoform X6 — MEGAGGSPPRNPACKIMTFRPSMEEFRDFNQYLVHMESQGAHRAGLAKVIPPKGWKPRRSYDDIDDLMIQAPIQQMVAGQSGLYTQYNIQKKPLTVQEFRRLANSDKFCTPRYLNYEDLERKYWKNLTFVSPIYGADVSGTLYNEDVEEWNIGHLNSILDVIEEDCGVSIQGVNTPYLYFGMWKTSFSWHTEDMDLYSINYLHFGEPKSWYAVPPEHGKRLERLAVGFFPNSYKGCEAFLRHKMTLISPSILKKYGIPFDKITQEAGEFMITFPYGYHAGFNHGFNCAESTNFASVRWIDYGKVAKQCNCSKDMVKISMDPFVRRFQPDRYQAWLQGKDPCPIDHTLATPSSTPELQTWLQSHVRSTSGANRSLPHPRASAVVERKTKKRVSESGRNGKTDATPQGKESHNTLQDIGPMGHCRQVCVVKVNRVESDTLTIKTNQDPSAPDQPKVPPLPASDLCTSPHKELDSTFKKGTHTPMDLCSDNLSDNLRTDPHTHTTASVSPDAYPESSAQTLSKVDSSVCSTGNGSPVHPSSTELSPNPPIEEQQGSVHVKALLNRDCDNDAPSNIAHRSCDLTPCTAPAGSATEMPLLTPEPLEAEQPHTHQEMPSLTLAVSSDARLTPAGSQSSVPTLCSERLTHAHTPLLAITSGDVSTKCSEEALTHTVVEAQDTQPTVGAVTGDITHTDRHTARGSSDTTSCTEKATVSRHLNATSSVQEALTEPNLERCDTQSDTQPLTSINQNCTYTLPGTTQTLSLGTSYSQNTPVTPLVEAQLSNLWNAEAQSTPAVVIESLQPELPFGLWLEPHSVQSPDSPDPPERDFTWTQLQPSRPYNPQSPLSHLHHGDKSSEGTEEPFTGRETVPGGLDRGGASSSDESDDSNLSDAESGDSGLEPGEVCTYSSAVMKRSTKSWRLPLRKPTARAAPSAVKQQNVSDEETPETEGEETESWARPLVHLWHNKGYAFSAEREYNATAAQRPPYCAICTLFMPYYQQEERSEENRKGEDPAQGTGGVLRSRPLIPEICFAFREGSCPPTAVLEEDGYSPLVRCAHCFVQVHTTLFENGLNAFFSSEFYTQHPIMTVLPTLWEMFKKRISNHMYLSTCDYTCKYSISQAPSG, encoded by the exons ATGGAGGGTGCAGGGGGCAGCCCCCCTCGTAACCCAGCCTGCAAAATCATGACCTTTCGGCCAAGCATGGAGGAGTTCAGAGACTTCAACCAGTACCTGGTCCACATGGAGTCCCAAGGAGCCCACCGTGCGGGTCTGGCCAAG gtCATCCCACCCAAGGGTTGGAAGCCGCGTCGTAGTTATGACGACATTGATGATCTCATGATCCAGGCTCCCATCCAGCAGATGGTGGCAGGCCAGTCGGGGCTCTATACACAGTACAACATCCAGAAGAAACCCCTGACTGTACAGGAGTTCCGTCGCCTTGCCAACAGTGACAA ATTCTGTACACCCCGCTACCTGAACTACGAGGACCTGGAGAGAAAGTACTGGAAGAACCTCACCTTTGTGTCTCCTATATATGGAGCTGATGTCAGTGGCACGCTTTATAATGAG GATGTTGAGGAGTGGAACATCGGCCATCTGAATTCAATTCTGGATGTTATTGAAGAAGACTGTGGCGTCTCCATCCAAGGAGTGAATACCCCATATCTCTACTTTGGTATGTGGAAGACCAGTTTTTCCTGGCACACAGAGGACATGGACCTCTACAGCATTAACTATCTGCATTTTGGAGAGCCAAAATCTTG gtaTGCCGTCCCCCCAGAGCATGGAAAGAGGCTGGAACGGCTGGCTGTAG GTTTCTTTCCAAACAGCTACAAAGGCTGTGAGGCTTTTCTCCGACATAAGATGACTCTAATATCCCCTTCCATTCTGAAGAAATACGGCATCCCCTTTGACAAG ATTACCCAGGAAGCGGGTGAGTTCATGATAACGTTCCCTTATGGGTACCATGCCGGGTTCAACCACGGTTTTAACTGTGCTGAGTCCACCAATTTTGCCAGCGTGCGTTGGATCGACTATGGAAAAGTTGCTAAACAG TGCAACTGCAGTAAAGACATGGTGAAGATCTCTATGGACCCGTTTGTGAGGCGTTTTCAGCCAGATCGCTACCAAGCATGGTTACAGGGCAAAGATCCATGCCCAATTGACCACACCCTGGCCACACCCAGCTCCACGCCAGAGCTGCAAACCTGGTTGCAGAGTCATGTACGCTCCACCTCTGGTGCCAATCG CAGTCTTCCACACCCCCGTGCATCCGCGGTGGTGGAGAGGAAGACAAAGAAGAGGGTGTCAGAGTCTGGAAGAAATGGTAAAACTGATGCAACACCACAAGGCAAAGAGTCCCACAATACATTGCAGGACATTG GTCCAATGGGGCACTGCAGGCAAGTGTGTGTTGTTAAGGTGAACCGTGTGGAAAGTGATACCCTCACCATCAAAACCAACCAAGATCCTTCTGCACCAGATCAGCCCAAAGTCCCTCCCCTTCCTGCTTCAGACCTATGCACCTCTCCACACAAAGAATTGGactcaacatttaaaaaaggcacacacacacccatggaCCTGTGCAGTGACAATCTGTCTGACAACCTGAGGActgaccctcacacacacactacagcatCTGTGTCTCCTGATGCGTACCCTGAGAGCAGTGCACAGACTCTGAGCAAAGTGGACAGTTCAGTATGTAGTACTGGTAATGGCAGCCCAGTACACCCTTCTTCAACAGAGTTAAGTCCAAACCCCCCCATTGAAGAGCAACAAGGTTCCGTACATGTAAAGGCTCTGCTGAACAGAGACTGTGACAATGACGCCCCCTCAAACATAGCTCATCGGAGCTGTGACCTCACACCCTGCACTGCTCCAGCAGGGAGTGCTACTGAAATGCCTCTCCTAACCCCTGAGCCATTAGAGGCagagcagccacacacacatcaggagATGCCGTCCCTCACCCTCGCCGTGAGCTCAGATGCCCGATTGACACCAGCAGGATCACAGAGCAGTGTTCCCACACTCTGCAGTGAAagactcacacatgcacacacacctctgcttgCCATAACAAGTGGGGATGTCAGCACGAAGTGCTCagaggaggcgctcacacacacagtagtaGAAGCACAGGATACGCAGCCAACGGTTGGAGCGGTTACAGGTGACATCACACATACTGACAGACACACTGCTCGGGGTTCATCTGACACAACATCCTGTACAGAGAAGGCAACAGTTTCACGCCACCTGAACGCCACATCCAGCGTTCAAGAGGCTTTAACTGAGCCAAACCTAGAACGCTGCGACACACAATCGGACACACAACCACTCACCAGCATTAACCAAAACTGCACTTACACTCTTCCAGGCACTACACAAACTTTGTCACTTGGTACCAGTTACTCCCAAAACACACCCGTAACCCCGTTGGTAGAGGCGCAGTTATCCAACTTGTGGAACGCCGAGGCCCAGTCCACCCCAGCGGTTGTGATTGAGAGCCTGCAGCCAGAGCTCCCATTCGGCCTGTGGCTGGAGCCGCACTCTGTGCAGTCGCCAGACTCCCCAGATCCACCCGAGAGGGACTTCACGTGGACTCAGCTGCAGCCCAGCCGCCCCTACAACCCTCAGTCGCCCCTTTCCCACCTGCACCACGGGGACAAGAGTTCGGAGGGGACGGAGGAGCCTTTTACCGGCAGAGAGACGGTGCCCGGTGGGTTGGACCGAGGCGGAGCCAGCAGCAGCGATGAGAGCGATGACTCCAATCTCAGCGACGCTGAGAGTGGCGATTCAGGACTGGAACCGGGCGAGGTCTGCACT TACTCGTCTGCAGTGATGAAGAGGAGCACCAAGAGCTGGCGTCTTCCTCTGAGGAAGCCCACAGCTCGGGCAGCTCCCAGTGCAGTCAAACAGCAAAATGTTAGCGACGAAG AAACTCCAGAAACGGAAGGGGAGGAGACAGAGTCTTGGGCTCGGCCCCTGGTGCACCTCTGGCATAACAAGGGGTATGCTTTTAGTGCAGAGAGGGAATATAATGCTACTGCAGCCCAGAGACCTCCATACTGTGCCATCTGCACGCTGTTCATGCCTTATTATCAG CAAGAAGAGCGGTCAGAGGAGAACAGAAAAGGCGAGGACCCAGCTCAGGGTACAGGTGGGGTGTTAAGGTCCCGTCCTTTGATCCCTGAGATCTGCTTTGCATTTCGGGAAGGGTCGTGTCCACCCACTGCAGTCCTAGAAGAGGATGGGTACAGCCCTCTCGTCCGCTGCGCCCACTGCTTTGTGCAGGTTCACACAA cCTTATttgaaaatggattaaatgcatttttttcctcagaattctacacacaacaccccataatgacagtTTTACCGACACTTtgggaaatgtttaaaaaaagaataagtaATCACATGTACCTAAGTACATGTGATTATACATGTAAGTACAGCatctctcaagctccatcaggttga
- the kdm4c gene encoding lysine-specific demethylase 4C isoform X7 translates to MEGAGGSPPRNPACKIMTFRPSMEEFRDFNQYLVHMESQGAHRAGLAKVIPPKGWKPRRSYDDIDDLMIQAPIQQMVAGQSGLYTQYNIQKKPLTVQEFRRLANSDKFCTPRYLNYEDLERKYWKNLTFVSPIYGADVSGTLYNEDVEEWNIGHLNSILDVIEEDCGVSIQGVNTPYLYFGMWKTSFSWHTEDMDLYSINYLHFGEPKSWYAVPPEHGKRLERLAVGFFPNSYKGCEAFLRHKMTLISPSILKKYGIPFDKITQEAGEFMITFPYGYHAGFNHGFNCAESTNFASVRWIDYGKVAKQCNCSKDMVKISMDPFVRRFQPDRYQAWLQGKDPCPIDHTLATPSSTPELQTWLQSHVRSTSGANRCVVVFLSGK, encoded by the exons ATGGAGGGTGCAGGGGGCAGCCCCCCTCGTAACCCAGCCTGCAAAATCATGACCTTTCGGCCAAGCATGGAGGAGTTCAGAGACTTCAACCAGTACCTGGTCCACATGGAGTCCCAAGGAGCCCACCGTGCGGGTCTGGCCAAG gtCATCCCACCCAAGGGTTGGAAGCCGCGTCGTAGTTATGACGACATTGATGATCTCATGATCCAGGCTCCCATCCAGCAGATGGTGGCAGGCCAGTCGGGGCTCTATACACAGTACAACATCCAGAAGAAACCCCTGACTGTACAGGAGTTCCGTCGCCTTGCCAACAGTGACAA ATTCTGTACACCCCGCTACCTGAACTACGAGGACCTGGAGAGAAAGTACTGGAAGAACCTCACCTTTGTGTCTCCTATATATGGAGCTGATGTCAGTGGCACGCTTTATAATGAG GATGTTGAGGAGTGGAACATCGGCCATCTGAATTCAATTCTGGATGTTATTGAAGAAGACTGTGGCGTCTCCATCCAAGGAGTGAATACCCCATATCTCTACTTTGGTATGTGGAAGACCAGTTTTTCCTGGCACACAGAGGACATGGACCTCTACAGCATTAACTATCTGCATTTTGGAGAGCCAAAATCTTG gtaTGCCGTCCCCCCAGAGCATGGAAAGAGGCTGGAACGGCTGGCTGTAG GTTTCTTTCCAAACAGCTACAAAGGCTGTGAGGCTTTTCTCCGACATAAGATGACTCTAATATCCCCTTCCATTCTGAAGAAATACGGCATCCCCTTTGACAAG ATTACCCAGGAAGCGGGTGAGTTCATGATAACGTTCCCTTATGGGTACCATGCCGGGTTCAACCACGGTTTTAACTGTGCTGAGTCCACCAATTTTGCCAGCGTGCGTTGGATCGACTATGGAAAAGTTGCTAAACAG TGCAACTGCAGTAAAGACATGGTGAAGATCTCTATGGACCCGTTTGTGAGGCGTTTTCAGCCAGATCGCTACCAAGCATGGTTACAGGGCAAAGATCCATGCCCAATTGACCACACCCTGGCCACACCCAGCTCCACGCCAGAGCTGCAAACCTGGTTGCAGAGTCATGTACGCTCCACCTCTGGTGCCAATCGGTGTGTTGTAGTATTTTTATCTGGgaaatag
- the kdm4c gene encoding lysine-specific demethylase 4C isoform X4, with amino-acid sequence MEGAGGSPPRNPACKIMTFRPSMEEFRDFNQYLVHMESQGAHRAGLAKVIPPKGWKPRRSYDDIDDLMIQAPIQQMVAGQSGLYTQYNIQKKPLTVQEFRRLANSDKFCTPRYLNYEDLERKYWKNLTFVSPIYGADVSGTLYNEDVEEWNIGHLNSILDVIEEDCGVSIQGVNTPYLYFGMWKTSFSWHTEDMDLYSINYLHFGEPKSWYAVPPEHGKRLERLAVGFFPNSYKGCEAFLRHKMTLISPSILKKYGIPFDKITQEAGEFMITFPYGYHAGFNHGFNCAESTNFASVRWIDYGKVAKQCNCSKDMVKISMDPFVRRFQPDRYQAWLQGKDPCPIDHTLATPSSTPELQTWLQSHVRSTSGANRSLPHPRASAVVERKTKKRVSESGRNGKTDATPQGKESHNTLQDIGPMGHCRQVCVVKVNRVESDTLTIKTNQDPSAPDQPKVPPLPASDLCTSPHKELDSTFKKGTHTPMDLCSDNLSDNLRTDPHTHTTASVSPDAYPESSAQTLSKVDSSVCSTGNGSPVHPSSTELSPNPPIEEQQGSVHVKALLNRDCDNDAPSNIAHRSCDLTPCTAPAGSATEMPLLTPEPLEAEQPHTHQEMPSLTLAVSSDARLTPAGSQSSVPTLCSERLTHAHTPLLAITSGDVSTKCSEEALTHTVVEAQDTQPTVGAVTGDITHTDRHTARGSSDTTSCTEKATVSRHLNATSSVQEALTEPNLERCDTQSDTQPLTSINQNCTYTLPGTTQTLSLGTSYSQNTPVTPLVEAQLSNLWNAEAQSTPAVVIESLQPELPFGLWLEPHSVQSPDSPDPPERDFTWTQLQPSRPYNPQSPLSHLHHGDKSSEGTEEPFTGRETVPGGLDRGGASSSDESDDSNLSDAESGDSGLEPGEVCTYSSAVMKRSTKSWRLPLRKPTARAAPSAVKQQNVSDEETPETEGEETESWARPLVHLWHNKGYAFSAEREYNATAAQRPPYCAICTLFMPYYQQEERSEENRKGEDPAQGTGGVLRSRPLIPEICFAFREGSCPPTAVLEEDGYSPLVRCAHCFVQVHTSCYGIASSDVSKDWSCDRCLSGEMAMECCLCNLHGGALKRTTDNRWAHVMCAIALPEVKFVDEAKRSPIDISAIPLQRYKLKCIYCRKRVKRVSGTCVQCSCGRCSTSFHVTCAHAAGVAMEADDWPYVVFITCHRHQSRNSNTKRCVLHKDLELGQTVITKHKNLRYYSCRVTSITSHTFYEVMFDDGSFSNDTYPEDIVSRDCSVVGPPEVGEVVQVKWPDGLYYTAKYLGSNITHMYQVEFEDGSQVVAKREDIYTMDEDLPKKVKGRLGERKRQRTPNSRFQRDYITKAC; translated from the exons ATGGAGGGTGCAGGGGGCAGCCCCCCTCGTAACCCAGCCTGCAAAATCATGACCTTTCGGCCAAGCATGGAGGAGTTCAGAGACTTCAACCAGTACCTGGTCCACATGGAGTCCCAAGGAGCCCACCGTGCGGGTCTGGCCAAG gtCATCCCACCCAAGGGTTGGAAGCCGCGTCGTAGTTATGACGACATTGATGATCTCATGATCCAGGCTCCCATCCAGCAGATGGTGGCAGGCCAGTCGGGGCTCTATACACAGTACAACATCCAGAAGAAACCCCTGACTGTACAGGAGTTCCGTCGCCTTGCCAACAGTGACAA ATTCTGTACACCCCGCTACCTGAACTACGAGGACCTGGAGAGAAAGTACTGGAAGAACCTCACCTTTGTGTCTCCTATATATGGAGCTGATGTCAGTGGCACGCTTTATAATGAG GATGTTGAGGAGTGGAACATCGGCCATCTGAATTCAATTCTGGATGTTATTGAAGAAGACTGTGGCGTCTCCATCCAAGGAGTGAATACCCCATATCTCTACTTTGGTATGTGGAAGACCAGTTTTTCCTGGCACACAGAGGACATGGACCTCTACAGCATTAACTATCTGCATTTTGGAGAGCCAAAATCTTG gtaTGCCGTCCCCCCAGAGCATGGAAAGAGGCTGGAACGGCTGGCTGTAG GTTTCTTTCCAAACAGCTACAAAGGCTGTGAGGCTTTTCTCCGACATAAGATGACTCTAATATCCCCTTCCATTCTGAAGAAATACGGCATCCCCTTTGACAAG ATTACCCAGGAAGCGGGTGAGTTCATGATAACGTTCCCTTATGGGTACCATGCCGGGTTCAACCACGGTTTTAACTGTGCTGAGTCCACCAATTTTGCCAGCGTGCGTTGGATCGACTATGGAAAAGTTGCTAAACAG TGCAACTGCAGTAAAGACATGGTGAAGATCTCTATGGACCCGTTTGTGAGGCGTTTTCAGCCAGATCGCTACCAAGCATGGTTACAGGGCAAAGATCCATGCCCAATTGACCACACCCTGGCCACACCCAGCTCCACGCCAGAGCTGCAAACCTGGTTGCAGAGTCATGTACGCTCCACCTCTGGTGCCAATCG CAGTCTTCCACACCCCCGTGCATCCGCGGTGGTGGAGAGGAAGACAAAGAAGAGGGTGTCAGAGTCTGGAAGAAATGGTAAAACTGATGCAACACCACAAGGCAAAGAGTCCCACAATACATTGCAGGACATTG GTCCAATGGGGCACTGCAGGCAAGTGTGTGTTGTTAAGGTGAACCGTGTGGAAAGTGATACCCTCACCATCAAAACCAACCAAGATCCTTCTGCACCAGATCAGCCCAAAGTCCCTCCCCTTCCTGCTTCAGACCTATGCACCTCTCCACACAAAGAATTGGactcaacatttaaaaaaggcacacacacacccatggaCCTGTGCAGTGACAATCTGTCTGACAACCTGAGGActgaccctcacacacacactacagcatCTGTGTCTCCTGATGCGTACCCTGAGAGCAGTGCACAGACTCTGAGCAAAGTGGACAGTTCAGTATGTAGTACTGGTAATGGCAGCCCAGTACACCCTTCTTCAACAGAGTTAAGTCCAAACCCCCCCATTGAAGAGCAACAAGGTTCCGTACATGTAAAGGCTCTGCTGAACAGAGACTGTGACAATGACGCCCCCTCAAACATAGCTCATCGGAGCTGTGACCTCACACCCTGCACTGCTCCAGCAGGGAGTGCTACTGAAATGCCTCTCCTAACCCCTGAGCCATTAGAGGCagagcagccacacacacatcaggagATGCCGTCCCTCACCCTCGCCGTGAGCTCAGATGCCCGATTGACACCAGCAGGATCACAGAGCAGTGTTCCCACACTCTGCAGTGAAagactcacacatgcacacacacctctgcttgCCATAACAAGTGGGGATGTCAGCACGAAGTGCTCagaggaggcgctcacacacacagtagtaGAAGCACAGGATACGCAGCCAACGGTTGGAGCGGTTACAGGTGACATCACACATACTGACAGACACACTGCTCGGGGTTCATCTGACACAACATCCTGTACAGAGAAGGCAACAGTTTCACGCCACCTGAACGCCACATCCAGCGTTCAAGAGGCTTTAACTGAGCCAAACCTAGAACGCTGCGACACACAATCGGACACACAACCACTCACCAGCATTAACCAAAACTGCACTTACACTCTTCCAGGCACTACACAAACTTTGTCACTTGGTACCAGTTACTCCCAAAACACACCCGTAACCCCGTTGGTAGAGGCGCAGTTATCCAACTTGTGGAACGCCGAGGCCCAGTCCACCCCAGCGGTTGTGATTGAGAGCCTGCAGCCAGAGCTCCCATTCGGCCTGTGGCTGGAGCCGCACTCTGTGCAGTCGCCAGACTCCCCAGATCCACCCGAGAGGGACTTCACGTGGACTCAGCTGCAGCCCAGCCGCCCCTACAACCCTCAGTCGCCCCTTTCCCACCTGCACCACGGGGACAAGAGTTCGGAGGGGACGGAGGAGCCTTTTACCGGCAGAGAGACGGTGCCCGGTGGGTTGGACCGAGGCGGAGCCAGCAGCAGCGATGAGAGCGATGACTCCAATCTCAGCGACGCTGAGAGTGGCGATTCAGGACTGGAACCGGGCGAGGTCTGCACT TACTCGTCTGCAGTGATGAAGAGGAGCACCAAGAGCTGGCGTCTTCCTCTGAGGAAGCCCACAGCTCGGGCAGCTCCCAGTGCAGTCAAACAGCAAAATGTTAGCGACGAAG AAACTCCAGAAACGGAAGGGGAGGAGACAGAGTCTTGGGCTCGGCCCCTGGTGCACCTCTGGCATAACAAGGGGTATGCTTTTAGTGCAGAGAGGGAATATAATGCTACTGCAGCCCAGAGACCTCCATACTGTGCCATCTGCACGCTGTTCATGCCTTATTATCAG CAAGAAGAGCGGTCAGAGGAGAACAGAAAAGGCGAGGACCCAGCTCAGGGTACAGGTGGGGTGTTAAGGTCCCGTCCTTTGATCCCTGAGATCTGCTTTGCATTTCGGGAAGGGTCGTGTCCACCCACTGCAGTCCTAGAAGAGGATGGGTACAGCCCTCTCGTCCGCTGCGCCCACTGCTTTGTGCAGGTTCACACAA GTTGCTATGGTATTGCTTCTTCTGATGTCAGCAAGGATTGGTCATGTGATCGATGCTTGAGTGGTGAAATGGCTATG GAGTGTTGTCTGTGTAACTTGCATGGCGGAGCTCTGAAGAGGACTACAGACAATAG GTGGGCCCACGTGATGTGTGCCATTGCTCTGCCTGAGGTGAAGTTTGTTGATGAAGCCAAACGCAGCCCTATAGATATCAGTGCCATCCCACTTCAGCGATATAAACTG AAGTGCATATACTGCCGAAAGCGTGTTAAGCGTGTGTCAGGGACTTGTGTCCAGTGCTCTTGTGGTCGATGCTCCACCTCCTTCCACGTTACCTGTGCGCACGCAGCCGGGGTTGCCATGGAGGCAGATGATTGGCCATATGTCGTCTTCATCACCTGCCACAGGCACCAATCACGCAATTCTAACACC AAGCGCTGTGTTTTGCACAAGGATTTGGAGTTGGGCCAGACGGTCATCACAAAGCACAAGAACCTACGCTACTACAGCTGCCGAGTCACCAGCATCACCTCACACACCTTCTACGAGGTTATGTTCGATGATGGCTCCTTCAGCAATGACACCTACCCTGAGGACATTGTG AGCAGAGACTGCTCAGTGGTGGGTCCCCCTGAAGTTGGGGAGGTTGTGCAGGTGAAGTGGCCTGATGGACTGTACTACACCGCCAAGTACCTGGGCTCTAATATTACTCACATGTACCAG GTGGAGTTTGAGGACGGCTCTCAGGTTGTGGCTAAGAGAGAGGACATCTACACTATGGATGAAGACCTGCCTAAAAAGGTCAAAGGGCGACTG ggagagaggaagagacagagaaCTCCCAATTCCCGCTTCCAGAGGGATTACATTACAAAAGCCTGCTGA